The following proteins are encoded in a genomic region of Triticum dicoccoides isolate Atlit2015 ecotype Zavitan chromosome 1B, WEW_v2.0, whole genome shotgun sequence:
- the LOC119350871 gene encoding uncharacterized protein LOC119350871, which translates to MASTCFFAGPWIEQAVDGWSNWMYRTVALLSLASHLILVVFADIRRRKSRSLRRGLVWVAYQLTDWAPAYIMGNLYIETSPRKKMIFAFWVPFLLLHNARPDNISAYSMGDSGLSARLTIVVPFQTLGSIYLMCRYILADYSTGLLRWASCIMLFLGIFKYIESGVALWRADLGYIWRSFKQQRQRQHPSSFGDDYGGGREQVLEDEKALLVAHDLFDICKGAFSDYPVDLRHHKTGISMFSGRWESMCKVVEMELSLMYDILYTKAAVVHTWRLASPFLTAIALLLFGLQCKEGLKNSLKTEDTVISYVLLVTTFLLDVRCLLIALTSAWTHSYFKHMQNNWLKHEFWCLERWENLRRFVVPLGLSRLSMWLGTCECAKEPKSYRRWQGKFQGRNMLSECTRGWDTLYSRFGLLKKIGWEDQPSGLRSPDYVRELKLKHVCTQFFAPAVQFVDNMEDDPPGLPDPSQKDPVGMRLTPVDLEQNVQAAQSMPIPSEQVDHWSLGHANFMYGQALPELYEQQTDHRRYDRALPEAYERVYPRRHAHTGSNYDGARPDMDEKAARTIDQSDEDMSFPPEFQEVILIWHIATDIFLLCSPKIIGGVLEEHVKGIKELSDYMMFLATANHNMLPGRKFHTMYKTTLSLLKMLARESSSSGYTGKEKLSMWDAGPQGSS; encoded by the coding sequence ATGGCTAGTACATGCTTTTTTGCGGGACCATGGATAGAGCaggcggtcgatgggtggagcaaCTGGATGTACCGGACAGTGGCGCTTCTCAGCTTAGCGTCACATCTTATCCTTGTCGTCTTCGCCGACATCCGCCGGCGCAAAAGCAGAAGTTTGAGGAGAGGGTTGGTGTGGGTGGCATACCAGCTGACCGACTGGGCCCCAGCATATATCATGGGCAACCTGTACATCGAAACCTCGCCGCGCAAGAAGATGATCTTCGCCTTCTGGGTGCCGTTCCTCTTGCTACACAACGCTCGCCCTGATAACATCAGCGCCTACAGCATGGGGGACAGTGGGCTCTCGGCGCGCCTAACGATAGTTGTTCCCTTTCAAACCttgggatccatctaccttatgtgcAGGTATATACTTGCGGACTATAGTACCGGATTGTTGCGCTGGGCCTCCTGCATCATGTTGTTCTTGGGCATTTTCAAGTATATAGAGAGTGGGGTGGCGCTATGGCGAGCCGACTTGGGCTACATCTGGAGGTCATTCAAGCAGCAGCGACAGCGGCAGCACCCAAGTAGCTTTGGTGATGATTATGGTGGAGGCAGGGAGCAGGTGCTAGAAGATGAGAAAGCCCTGCTGGTTGCTCACGACCTGTTCGATATTTGCAAGGGTGCCTTTTCCGATTATCCGGTGGACCTGCGTCATCATAAAACCGGCATAAGCATGTTCTCTGGTAGATGGGAGAGTATGTGCAAGGTGGTGGAGATGGAACTCTCCCTTATGTATGACATCCTCTACACCAAGGCAGCCGTAGTCCACACCTGGCGTCTGGCCTCGCCATTCCTTACCGCCATCGCGCTCCTGCTGTTTGGCCTCCAGTGCAAAGAGGGCTTGAAGAACTCCTTGAAGACGGAAGATACAGTTATCAGTTATGTATTGTTGGTGACGACCTTCCTCCTTGACGTGAGATGCTTGCTCATTGCACTAACGTCAGCCTGGACACATTCATACTTCAAACATATGCAAAACAATTGGTTGAAGCATGAATTTTGGTGCCTGGAGAGATGGGAGAATCTCCGCCGGTTTGTCGTGCCTCTGGGTCTTTCCCGGCTCTCCATGTGGTTGGGGACATGTGAATGTGCAAAGGAACCGAAAAGCTACAGGAGGTGGCAGGGCAAGTTCCAGGGGCGCAACATGTTGTCTGAGTGCACTCGTGGCTGGGACACCCTATACAGCAGATTTGGACTGCTGAAGAAGATTGGATGGGAAGATCAGCCGAGCGGCCTTAGGAGTCCAGACTATGTCAGGGAGCTGAAGTTAAAACACGTATGCACACAGTTCTTTGCTCCTGCAGTGCAGTTTGTCGACAATATGGAAGATGATCCTCCTGGGCTGCCTGACCCCAGTCAGAAGGACCCTGTCGGTATGAGACTCACTCCTGTTGATCtggaacaaaatgtgcaagctgcaCAGTCAATGCCCATTCCCTCCGAGCAAGTTGATCACTGGAGCCTTGGTCACGCCAATTTCATGTACGGTCAAGCCCTGCCTGAACTGTATGAGCAACAGACTGATCACCGGAGGTATGATCGAGCCCTTCCTGAAGCTTATGAGCGAGTTTATCCACGGAGGCATGCCCACACCGGTTCCAACTATGATGGGGCACGGCCTGACATGGACGAGAAAGCTGCTCGCACTATTGACCAGTCAGACGAAGACATGTCCTTTCCTCCTGAATTTCAAGAGGTTATTCTTATCTGGCACATTGCCACAGACATCTTCCTCTTGTGCAGCCCGAAGATCATCGGAGGAGTGCTCGAGGAACATGTGAAGGGGATCAAGGAGTTGTCAGATTACATGATGTTCCTCGCCACTGCAAACCACAACATGCTACCAGGCCGTAAGTTCCACACCATGTACAAAACAACCCTCAGTTTGCTTAAGATGCTGGCCAGGGAATCTAGTTCCAGTGGTTATACAGGGAAAGAGAAGCTTTCCATGTGGGATGCTGGACCACAAGGATCATCTTAG
- the LOC119349550 gene encoding type-5 thionin-like, whose translation MGGSKRGLESAIVCLLVLGLVLKQVQQVEGVDCGGSIFKVACYHSCLLGPNELNTIENCSLECRSSVCDNKVMVNIATNSEEMKLFVKLCGDACDSLCKGDALLASLDLDD comes from the exons ATGGGAGGAAGCAAGAGGGGCCTGGAGAGTGCGATCGTGTGTTTGCTCGTGCTGGGGCTGGTCCTCAAGCAGGTGCAGCAAGTAGAGGGCGTGGATTGCGGCGGGAGCATCTTCAAAGTGGCCTGCTACCATTCTTGCCTTCTGGGTCCTA ATGAACTAAACACCATTGAGAATTGCAGCTTAGAATGTAGGTCTTCCGTGTGTGACAACAAGGTCATGGTCAACATAG CTACCAACAGTGAAGAGATGAAACTCTTTGTGAAACTCTGCGGTGATGCTTGTGATAGTTTATGTAAGGGGGATGCTCTACTGGCATCCCTTGATCTTGATGACTAA
- the LOC119349549 gene encoding type-5 thionin-like, which yields MGGGKKGLESAIVCLLVLGLVLEQVQVEGVDCGANPFKVACFNSCLLGPSTVFQCADFCACRLPAGLASLRSSDEPNAIEYCSLGCRSSVCDNVISTADNTEEMKLYVKRCDDACDSFCKGDTLLASLDD from the exons ATGGGAGGAGGCAAAAAGGGTCTGGAGAGTGCGATCGTGTGCCTACTCGTGCTGGGGCTGGTCCTGGAGCAGGTGCAAGTAGAGGGCGTGGACTGCGGCGcaaaccccttcaaagtggcctgcTTCAATTCTTGCCTTCTCGGTCCTAGTACAGTGTTCCAGTGCGCAGACTTCTGTGCTTGTCGACTCCCCGCGGGCTTGGCCTCTCTACGCAGCTCCG ATGAACCAAACGCCATTGAGTATTGCAGCTTGGGATGCAGGTCTTCTGTGTGTGACAACGTGATCAGCACAG CTGACAACACTGAAGAGATGAAGCTCTATGTGAAACGCTGCGATGATGCTTGTGACAGTTTCTGTAAGGGAGATACTCTCTTGGCATCCCTTGATGACTAA
- the LOC119349548 gene encoding alpha-1-purothionin: protein MGSKGFKGVIVCLLILGLVLEQLQVEGKSCCRSTLGRNCYNLCRARGAQKLCAGVCRCKISSGLSCPKGFPKLALESNSDEPDTIEYCNLGCRSSVCDYMVNAAADDEEMKLYVENCADACVSFCNGDAGLPSLDAY, encoded by the exons ATGGGAAGCAAGGGCTTCAAGGGTGTGATAGTGTGTTTACTCATACTGGGGTTGGTTCTGGAACAGCTGCAGGTAGAAGGCAAGAGCTGCTGCAGGAGCACCCTGGGAAGAAACTGCTACAACCTTTGCCGCGCCCGTGGTGCTCAGAAGTTATGCGCAGGCGTCTGTAGGTGTAAAATCTCAAGTGGCCTAAGCTGCCCTAAAGGCTTCCCTAAATTGGCCCTTGAGTCCAACTCAG ATGAACCAGACACCATTGAGTACTGCAACTTGGGATGTAGGTCTTCCGTGTGTGACTACATGGTCAACGCAG CTGCTGACGATGAAGAGATGAAACTCTATGTGGAAAATTGTGCTGATGCTTGTGTCAGTTTCTGTAACGGTGATGCTGGCCTCCCATCCCTTGATGCGTACTGA